A region from the Gossypium hirsutum isolate 1008001.06 chromosome A08, Gossypium_hirsutum_v2.1, whole genome shotgun sequence genome encodes:
- the LOC107950649 gene encoding nitrate regulatory gene2 protein, whose translation MGCTASKLDNEEIVRRCKDRRRLMKEAVHARHHLASAHADYCRSLRVTGSALASFAAGEPISVSDETPAVLLHPPNPSPPPSNPTTLRVPPSPSPSLHPPPPPFFPSPSPSPTIASSKLPHILSGSSVSSPVPAPNRRRPRKIPPKLPHILSESSLSSSPRSSKSGFSNHFFPTAYPANSTYSATPSQASSVWNWENFYPPSPPDSEFFDQKVQQRKQPHHLDSNYPEDTEDTETEKSEYDFFRPQKLNHRYNISSGNAKSNFDEETEREEVLCSEWGDHDHDRFTTTSSSDEEGYDDVASRSEIGTRNSFRSSRRGESEKLHHLRQTPPPVEPQPRQQMYGAAAGNKMDDKSEDARLSAGGYGTGAMMDMTMVVRHKDLKEIVDAIKENFDKAAAAGDQVSEMLEISRAQLDKSFRQLKKTVYHSSSTFSNLSSSWTSKPPLAVKYRLDATALNEPGGSKSLCSTLDRLLAWEKKLYEDVKAREGVKIEHEKKLSALQNQEYKGEDEAKINKTKASITRLQSLIIVTSQAVSTTSIAIIGLRDSNLVPQLVEICHGLRYMWGSMHQYHEVQSNIVQQVRGLINRSVKGDSTSELHRQATRDLESAVTVWHSSFCRLIKFQRDFICSLHGWFRLSLLPLSNDNVDGNADPSGVYAFCDEWKLALERVPDTVASEGIKSFINVVRVISAKQTEELKIKKQTENASKELEKKASSLRNIERKFYHSYSMVGMGPPDLGSDHGPVLDARDPLSEKKSELAACQRRVEDEMMRHAKAVEVTRAMTLNNLQTGLPGVFRALTSFSGVFTEALDTVCSRSYHIK comes from the exons ATGGGTTGTACGGCGTCAAAGCTAGACAATGAAGAGATCGTAAGGCGGTGCAAGGACCGGCGACGCTTGATGAAGGAAGCCGTTCATGCTCGACATCACCTAGCCTCGGCTCACGCCGACTACTGCCGCTCTCTTCGTGTAACCGGCTCGGCTCTCGCCTCCTTCGCGGCCGGTGAGCCTATTTCCGTCTCCGACGAAACCCCTGCCGTTCTTCTCCACCCTCCCAACCCATCTCCTCCACCATCTAATCCCACCACTCTACGTGTCCCTCCATCTCCCTCCCCTTCCCTGCACCCTCCCcctcctcctttctttccttccccttccccttctcCGACTATAGCTAGCTCGAAACTCCCTCACATACTCTCCGGTTCTAGTGTCTCATCTCCGGTACCCGCACCCAATCGTCGTCGGCCACGTAAGATACCCCCGAAACTCCCTCACATTTTGTCCGAATCGAGCCTTTCTTCTTCTCCTCGAAGCTCGAAATCTGGGTTTTCCAACCACTTTTTCCCTACAGCTTATCCAGCTAATTCCACGTACTCAGCCACTCCTTCCCAAGCTTCTTCCGTTTGGAACTGGGAAAATTTTTACCCTCCCTCACCACCAGACTCCGAATTCTTTGACCAAAAAGTACAACAACGAAAGCAACCTCATCATTTAGATTCTAACTACCCTGAAGATACGGAAGATACCGAAACGGAAAAATCAGAATATGATTTCTTCCGTCCACAAAAGCTGAACCACCGTTACAACATCAGTTCCGGTAATGCCAAGAGTAATTTTGACGAGGAAACGGAAAGGGAAGAAGTGCTTTGCAGCGAATGGGGGGACCATGATCATGATCGTTTTACTACAACGAGTTCATCGGATGAAGAGGGATATGATGACGTGGCATCCAGATCCGAGATCGGGACCCGCAACAGTTTCCGGTCTTCGAGGAGAGGGGAGTCGGAGAAGTTGCATCATCTTCGTCAGACTCCTCCGCCGGTAGAACCGCAGCCACGGCAGCAGATGTATGGAGCAGCCGCAGGCAATAAAATGGATGATAAGTCGGAGGATGCAAGATTGTCTGCGGGCGGTTATGGAACGGGCGCTATGATGGATATGACGATGGTTGTCAGGCATAAGGATTTGAAAGAGATCGTCGATGCGATCAAAGAGAATTTCGATAAGGCTGCCGCCGCCGGAGATCAAGTTTCCGAGATGCTTGAGATCAGTAGAGCTCAGCTAGATAAAAGTTTCAGGCAGTTGAAAA AGACAGTATATCATTCAAGTAGCACATTCAGTAACCTGAGCTCAAGCTGGACTTCAAAGCCGCCGTTGGCGGTGAAATACCGACTTGACGCGACTGCCCTCAATGAACCGGGCGGTTCAAAGAGCCTTTGTTCTACTTTGGACCGGCTCCTTGCTTGGGAGAAGAAACTCTACGAGGACGTTAAG GCTAGAGAAGGAGTAAAGATTGAGCATGAGAAAAAGTTGTCAGCATTGCAAAATCAAGAATACAAGGGAGAGGATGAAGCCAAGATAAACAAGACCAAGGCCTCGATAACAAGGCTGCAATCACTAATTATTGTCACATCTCAGGCTGTCTCTACCACCTCTATTGCCATTATCGGGCTTAGAGACAGTAATCTTGTTCCTCAGCTTGTTGAAATCTGTCATGG CTTGAGGTATATGTGGGGGTCAATGCATCAATACCATGAAGTTCAGAGCAACATTGTACAGCAAGTCCGTGGCCTTATAAACAGATCAGTGAAAGGTGATTCCACTTCTGAACTGCATCGGCAGGCAACACGAGATCTTGAGTCTGCTGTCACTGTGTGGCACTCTAGTTTCTGTCGCTTAATAAAATTTCAACGTGATTTTATCTGCTCCCTCCATGGCTGGTTCAGGCTTTCCCTTCTCCCTCTCAGCAACGACAATGTTGATGGCAATGCAGACCCTTCTGGTGTATATGCATTTTGTGACGAGTGGAAGCTTGCTCTTGAACGTGTACCTGACACTGTAGCTTCTGAAGGTATCAAAAGTTTCATCAATGTTGTCCGTGTGATATCTGCCAAACAAACTGAAGAGCTTAAGATTAAGAAGCAAACAGAAAATGCATCAAAGGAGCTTGAGAAAAAGGCATCATCTCTCCGGAACATAGAAAGGAAGTTCTACCACTCGTACTCTATGGTTGGTATGGGGCCTCCTGATTTAGGATCTGATCATGGACCGGTTCTGGATGCTCGGGATCCCCTTTCTGAAAAGAAATCAGAGCTTGCAGCCTGTCAAAGGCGGGTGGAAGATGAAATGATGAGGCATGCCAAAGCAGTAGAGGTAACTAGAGCAATGACCCTGAATAATCTTCAAACAGGCTTGCCCGGCGTTTTTCGAGCATTAACCAGCTTTTCTGGTGTATTTACTGAGGCACTTGACACGGTATGCTCCCGTTCCTATCATATCAAATAG